The Bradysia coprophila strain Holo2 unplaced genomic scaffold, BU_Bcop_v1 contig_70, whole genome shotgun sequence genome contains a region encoding:
- the LOC119083583 gene encoding 3-oxoacyl-[acyl-carrier-protein] reductase FabG-like produces MEMSFTNKVIIVTGASSGIGADAAKHFAKLGGKLCLVARNEKLLKIVSEEIIAFGSSEQPLVIVADVTKDPERIIQEAVKHFGKLNVLVNNAGIYQLDSVINFNITQFDAMLSTNLKAVAILTSLAVPYLEKTKGNIVNVSSVAGMRAIPGMLSYCISKAALDQFTKCVALELAPKGIRVNSINPAMIRTPIFEKTGISAAEANEEMEAGKYTHPMGRIGEPIETSEAIAYIASDSASFITGVLLPVDGGYMVK; encoded by the coding sequence ATGGAAATGAGTTTTACCAATAAAGTCATAATAGTCACTGGTGCAAGCAGTGGAATAGGAGCTGATGCGGCTAAACACTTTGCCAAGCTAGGCGGAAAGCTGTGTCTTGTTGCACGGAATGAGAAACTTcttaaaattgtttctgaaGAAATTATTGCGTTTGGATCGTCAGAACAGCCATTAGTCATTGTAGCTGATGTGACCAAAGACCCAGAACGAATAATACAGGAAgcagtaaaacattttggaaagtTGAACGTGCTGGTTAACAATGCAGGCATTTATCAGCTCGATAGCGTGATCAATTTCAATATTACTCAATTTGATGCCATGTTAAGCACTAACTTAAAAGCAGTCGCAATATTAACAAGTTTGGCCGTACCATATTTGGAAAAAACGAAGGGAAACATTGTGAATGTCTCAAGTGTTGCTGGAATGAGAGCAATTCCGGGAATGTTGAGTTACTGCATATCTAAAGCAGCACTCGACCAATTCACAAAATGTGTTGCTCTTGAGTTGGCGCCCAAAGGAATTCGTGTAAACTCAATCAACCCGGCGATGATACGTACaccaatttttgagaaaaccgGAATTAGTGCCGCCGAAGCTAACGAAGAAATGGAAGCTGGTAAATATACGCACCCAATGGGACGAATTGGTGAACCAATAGAGACATCAGAAGCAATCGCCTATATAGCAAGTGATTCCGCATCGTTTATTACCGGAGTTTTACTACCCGTTGATGGCGGATATATGGTGAAGTAG